A single genomic interval of Streptomyces sp. BA2 harbors:
- a CDS encoding AMP-binding protein, producing MTLDGIVPFPPEYVERYRAKGYWEDRTLRDVFAQACTEYADRVALHHDGADMTYGELEERAARAARGLWALGLRPLDRVVLQLPNTADFAVTHLGLQKIGVIPIMALPAHRYRELEQFARLSDAVAAITPDRSKDADHREIVARVRATAPSLRLHIVSGDPGQDATALSAVLAGGAGAEGDVDLAAVEVDPMEAALFQLSGGTTGVPKLIPRLHNDYVFNTKNAMSVCDIRPDDCLLNVLPISHNLPLACPGLHGFLLAGARTVLHPTTRGAQVFPLIEKHRVTHIHVVPALLIKWLNDPLIHEYDLSSVRVIQSGGQRLQPETRALAQRMLPGCRIQENFGMAEGLLTFVRLDDPEEVRMETVGRPVCPDDEVLLLDENGQEVPDGEVGELAARGPYTLRGYFRAPEHNARAFTPDGFYLSGDLMRRHPSGNYVVAGRRKDLINRGGEKISAEEIENLLIGHPAIVNVACIPVNDPVLGERMCACVVPREGVAPPTLHQLTEFLSRHEIAKFKLPERLEIMPSLPLSHVGKVSKKDLVARFADDAPSAVDAPSADDAPSATPGGDA from the coding sequence GTGACCCTGGATGGAATCGTTCCCTTCCCGCCCGAGTACGTCGAGCGCTACCGCGCGAAGGGCTACTGGGAGGACCGCACACTGCGCGACGTGTTCGCGCAAGCATGCACGGAGTACGCCGATCGCGTGGCCCTGCACCACGACGGCGCCGATATGACCTATGGCGAACTGGAGGAGCGCGCCGCGCGAGCGGCCCGGGGCTTGTGGGCGCTGGGCCTGCGTCCGCTGGACCGGGTGGTGCTGCAACTGCCGAACACTGCCGACTTCGCCGTGACCCATCTCGGATTGCAGAAGATCGGCGTCATCCCCATCATGGCTCTCCCGGCGCACCGCTACCGGGAGTTGGAGCAGTTCGCGCGGCTGTCGGACGCCGTCGCCGCGATCACTCCGGACCGGTCCAAGGACGCCGATCACCGTGAGATCGTCGCCCGGGTGCGCGCCACGGCGCCGTCCCTGCGTCTGCACATCGTCTCCGGTGACCCGGGGCAGGACGCCACGGCGCTGAGCGCCGTCCTGGCAGGCGGCGCGGGCGCGGAGGGCGATGTGGACCTGGCGGCCGTCGAGGTCGACCCCATGGAGGCGGCGCTCTTCCAGCTCTCCGGCGGTACCACCGGCGTCCCGAAGCTGATTCCGCGCCTGCACAACGACTACGTCTTCAACACCAAGAACGCCATGTCGGTGTGCGACATCCGGCCGGACGACTGCCTGCTGAACGTCCTGCCGATCTCGCACAACCTGCCGCTGGCCTGCCCCGGCCTGCACGGTTTCCTGCTCGCCGGGGCCCGCACGGTGCTGCACCCCACCACGCGCGGCGCCCAGGTGTTCCCGCTGATCGAGAAACACCGGGTGACCCACATCCATGTGGTGCCCGCGCTGCTGATCAAGTGGCTGAACGATCCGCTGATCCACGAGTACGACCTGTCGTCGGTCCGCGTGATCCAGAGCGGCGGGCAGCGGCTCCAGCCCGAAACCCGCGCGCTGGCCCAGCGGATGCTGCCGGGCTGCCGTATCCAGGAGAACTTCGGCATGGCCGAAGGACTGCTGACCTTCGTACGGCTCGACGACCCCGAAGAGGTGCGGATGGAGACCGTCGGCCGCCCCGTCTGCCCGGACGACGAAGTGCTGCTCCTGGACGAGAACGGCCAGGAGGTGCCCGACGGCGAAGTCGGGGAACTGGCCGCGCGCGGCCCCTACACCCTGCGCGGCTACTTCCGCGCCCCCGAGCACAACGCCCGCGCCTTCACCCCGGACGGCTTCTATCTGTCGGGGGACCTGATGCGCCGACATCCCTCGGGCAACTACGTCGTCGCCGGCCGGCGCAAGGACCTCATCAACCGCGGCGGGGAGAAGATCAGCGCCGAAGAGATCGAGAACCTCCTCATCGGGCACCCGGCGATCGTCAACGTGGCCTGCATTCCGGTGAACGACCCCGTACTGGGCGAGCGCATGTGCGCCTGCGTGGTCCCCCGCGAAGGAGTGGCGCCACCCACCCTGCACCAGCTGACCGAGTTCCTGTCCCGGCACGAGATCGCCAAGTTCAAACTCCCCGAGCGACTGGAGATCATGCCGAGCCTGCCCCTGTCGCACGTCGGGAAGGTCTCCAAGAAGGACCTGGTCGCCCGCTTCGCCGACGACGCGCCGTCCGCAGTCGATGCGCCGTCCGCCGACGACGCGCCGTCCGCCACCCCCGGCGGTGACGCATGA
- a CDS encoding enoyl-CoA hydratase — MSGLLRIERAGGTATLTLDDPDRRNVLSGPLVAELLSAFDELEADPAITSIVLTGAGTAFCAGADLTDLLAASEGDTAGVETVYESFLRVARSPLPTIAAVNGPAVGAGLNLALACDVRVAAESAWFDTRFLKLGLHPGGGHTWMLHRLVGAQTAAAMVLFGERLDGAAATTAGLAYRCVPDPDLLAVAHALAARADAVEPELVRRTKRSLRRAGDGREHDQVVEEETREQLWSLSLPGTAERLRELRKNPRG, encoded by the coding sequence ATGAGCGGCCTGCTGCGCATCGAGCGCGCAGGGGGCACCGCCACGCTCACGCTTGACGACCCGGACCGCCGCAACGTCCTGTCCGGCCCGCTCGTCGCCGAACTCCTCTCGGCATTCGACGAGTTGGAGGCAGACCCCGCCATCACCTCAATCGTCCTCACCGGGGCGGGCACGGCCTTTTGCGCCGGAGCCGACCTCACCGACCTCCTGGCGGCATCCGAGGGCGACACCGCGGGAGTCGAGACCGTCTACGAGTCCTTCCTGCGGGTAGCCCGGTCTCCTCTGCCGACCATCGCCGCCGTCAACGGCCCGGCGGTCGGCGCCGGCCTCAATCTCGCGCTGGCCTGCGACGTGCGGGTGGCCGCCGAATCGGCGTGGTTCGACACCCGCTTCCTCAAGCTCGGCCTGCACCCCGGCGGCGGTCACACCTGGATGCTGCACCGCCTGGTCGGAGCGCAGACGGCCGCCGCCATGGTGCTCTTCGGTGAACGCCTGGACGGCGCCGCCGCAACCACCGCCGGACTGGCCTACCGATGCGTCCCCGACCCGGACCTGCTTGCCGTGGCCCACGCCCTGGCCGCCAGAGCGGACGCTGTCGAACCGGAGCTTGTCCGCCGTACGAAGCGATCGCTGCGGCGCGCGGGCGACGGGCGGGAGCACGACCAGGTGGTGGAAGAGGAAACGCGGGAGCAACTCTGGTCGCTTTCCCTGCCCGGCACCGCGGAGCGCCTGCGCGAACTCCGGAAGAACCCCAGAGGCTGA
- a CDS encoding thiolase family protein, producing MRSVVIASLVRTPIGRAVKGSLRDMRPDDLAAGVIGRAVADSGLAPDRSDLLDDHVLGTGYPEGRQGSNLARRASLLAGLSPALPGATVTRFCASSMQAARIATHAIWSGEAQAYLVSGVESVSQVGRTLKEEDKHPELSSSDRVTDVYVPMGITAENVAERWAISREDMDAFAADSHRRAVAATRAGFFAREILPVHTPQGLVTADDGPRPDTGREQLAALPPAFRPGGTVTAGNSCSLNDGAIAAVLVDEQLAERQGLPVRARILGTAVSGVDPAVMGVGPIEAVRRLLDRAGLSIEEVDIVELNEAFASQVLAVSRDLGIDLDEQLNPYGGALALGHPFGMTGLRLIGTLLNGLETTGGRLGIAALCVGGGQGMAVLLERV from the coding sequence ATGCGGTCCGTCGTGATCGCCTCCCTGGTCCGCACCCCTATCGGCCGGGCCGTCAAAGGATCGCTGCGCGACATGCGGCCCGACGACCTGGCGGCCGGTGTCATCGGCCGCGCCGTCGCGGATTCCGGCCTGGCGCCCGACCGGTCGGACCTGCTGGACGACCATGTGCTCGGCACCGGCTACCCCGAAGGGCGCCAGGGCTCCAACCTGGCCAGACGGGCGAGCCTGCTCGCCGGCCTGAGTCCAGCACTGCCCGGTGCCACCGTGACCCGGTTCTGCGCCTCCAGCATGCAGGCGGCCCGGATCGCCACACACGCGATCTGGTCCGGCGAGGCCCAGGCATACCTGGTCTCCGGAGTCGAGTCCGTCAGCCAGGTGGGACGCACCCTCAAGGAGGAGGACAAACACCCCGAGCTGTCCTCCAGCGACCGGGTCACCGATGTCTACGTGCCGATGGGTATCACCGCCGAGAACGTGGCCGAGCGGTGGGCCATCTCCCGCGAGGACATGGACGCCTTCGCCGCGGATAGCCACCGGCGGGCGGTGGCCGCCACCCGGGCCGGGTTCTTCGCCCGCGAAATCCTTCCCGTCCACACCCCGCAAGGACTCGTCACGGCCGACGACGGGCCACGCCCGGACACCGGCAGGGAACAACTGGCAGCACTGCCACCGGCCTTCCGGCCCGGCGGCACAGTGACCGCGGGGAACTCCTGTTCCCTCAACGACGGCGCCATAGCAGCCGTACTCGTCGACGAACAGCTCGCGGAACGCCAGGGGCTGCCCGTACGGGCGCGCATCCTCGGCACGGCGGTGAGCGGCGTCGATCCGGCGGTGATGGGGGTGGGCCCGATCGAGGCGGTCCGCCGTCTCCTCGACCGGGCCGGGCTGAGCATCGAGGAGGTGGACATCGTCGAACTGAACGAGGCGTTCGCCTCCCAGGTCCTGGCCGTCAGCCGGGACCTCGGCATCGACCTGGATGAGCAACTCAATCCCTATGGAGGCGCCCTGGCCCTGGGACACCCCTTCGGCATGACCGGACTACGGCTCATCGGAACCCTGCTCAACGGGCTTGAGACGACCGGCGGGCGCCTGGGCATCGCCGCCCTGTGCGTGGGCGGCGGCCAGGGCATGGCCGTATTGCTCGAACGGGTCTGA
- a CDS encoding TetR/AcrR family transcriptional regulator: MGTPRGPRGGYAAGMARRNQILEAALLRFGKDGYRKTSLAGIARDAGITDAGLLHHFRDKQQLLLAVVQYWHEQLDEQWVRVSDSVRDAFRCHLDDAAESLNMPGMLELAVVVGAEATAPDHPAHDFFSQWQEKGVRELADRLRAGAESGELKGGLEHENIARECAALDAGLRLQWLASGRSFDLIAVMRSHLNRLMSSIAADGKGL; encoded by the coding sequence ATGGGGACACCACGGGGGCCGCGCGGCGGCTACGCAGCAGGGATGGCCAGGCGCAACCAGATCCTTGAGGCCGCACTGCTGCGCTTCGGCAAGGACGGTTACCGCAAGACCTCGCTGGCCGGCATTGCCCGCGATGCCGGGATCACCGATGCCGGGCTGCTTCACCACTTCCGCGACAAGCAGCAACTGCTGCTGGCCGTGGTGCAGTACTGGCACGAGCAGCTCGACGAGCAGTGGGTCCGCGTGTCCGACTCGGTGCGGGACGCCTTCCGCTGCCATCTGGACGACGCTGCCGAGTCGCTGAACATGCCGGGGATGCTGGAACTCGCCGTCGTCGTGGGCGCCGAGGCCACCGCTCCCGACCATCCCGCCCACGACTTCTTCTCCCAATGGCAGGAAAAGGGCGTACGCGAACTCGCGGACCGTCTGCGTGCCGGCGCCGAGTCGGGTGAACTCAAGGGCGGGCTCGAACACGAGAACATCGCTCGCGAGTGCGCCGCGCTCGACGCCGGGCTACGGCTCCAGTGGCTGGCTTCCGGGCGCTCCTTCGACTTGATCGCCGTGATGCGCTCCCACCTGAACCGCTTGATGAGCAGCATCGCGGCCGACGGCAAAGGGCTGTAA
- a CDS encoding MarR family winged helix-turn-helix transcriptional regulator has translation MPTPSASEQDTRRIASGLAAVSPALHRALDRRLAQDFPHPKLPEGQLALLRLVGERDGITVRKAADTLLMKPNNMSALVTQLAGLELLERRQDGDDKRVAHLHLTAEARDRIAMVGDLMDGYVLEALHTLTEGERGAIGSALGALQTLTQHIHPAAD, from the coding sequence ATGCCCACCCCCAGCGCGTCCGAGCAGGACACCCGTCGCATCGCCTCCGGGCTCGCGGCTGTCTCGCCCGCGCTGCACCGGGCGCTCGACCGGCGTCTTGCCCAGGACTTTCCGCACCCCAAGCTGCCCGAAGGCCAGCTGGCACTGTTGCGTCTGGTCGGGGAGCGTGACGGCATCACCGTGCGCAAGGCCGCCGACACCCTCCTCATGAAGCCGAACAACATGAGCGCGCTGGTTACCCAGCTGGCCGGCCTGGAGCTGCTGGAACGCAGGCAGGACGGGGACGACAAGCGGGTCGCGCACCTGCACCTCACGGCCGAGGCCCGAGACCGGATCGCCATGGTCGGGGACCTCATGGACGGGTACGTCCTCGAGGCGCTGCACACCCTCACCGAGGGGGAGCGCGGCGCCATCGGCTCCGCCCTCGGCGCGCTCCAGACGCTGACGCAGCACATTCACCCCGCCGCCGACTGA
- a CDS encoding MFS transporter, which translates to MPSTVVDHSPTPAHTPPAGPRGRRGNPWLTLIAVAFGLFMVGLDGSVVSIANPEIGRDLNASTADLQWVTNSYLLALAAALILGGKLGDRFGRRTYYMIGVTGFTAASVAIGLAGSIEGVIAFRALQGLFGALLMPNTLGLLRAVFPPKKFGMAVGIWAMVSSVSTALGPIVGGLLVEHVSWESVFYINAPIGVIALVFSALVLPQSKNATGRHRFDVPGVILLALGLLVVVFGVVKGETWGWSSGSTLGTLAVGIMILLVFGWYETRVEHPLLPMRLFRNPALTIGTIITAVNFFVLLGVIFFVMLYLQNVRGFTPVEAGVRTLPLSLASVVASPLGAKLTEKFGARLTMPLGMVLQAGASFAMLGWGVHSSYAAMWPPFIALGLGVGMVMAASSDAIVGNAPVKDAGVAGGLQATALQVGGALGTSVLVSLISSRVGSTLTGEMAGAGVPAPMAEQLHEAKDAVAMGVSPVSGDAPAQLKAAVIEGSGQAFINGVHTAALVTGVLCVAGAVLATVGVRRNPQAPGPH; encoded by the coding sequence ATGCCCTCCACCGTCGTGGATCACTCACCCACGCCCGCACACACTCCACCGGCAGGCCCGCGCGGCCGCCGCGGCAACCCGTGGCTGACGCTCATCGCGGTCGCCTTCGGCCTGTTCATGGTCGGTCTGGACGGCTCCGTCGTCTCGATCGCCAACCCCGAGATCGGCCGCGACCTGAACGCGTCCACCGCCGACCTGCAATGGGTCACCAACTCCTACCTGCTGGCCCTGGCCGCCGCGCTGATCCTCGGCGGCAAACTCGGCGACCGCTTCGGCCGGCGCACGTACTACATGATCGGCGTGACGGGCTTCACGGCGGCCTCCGTCGCCATCGGCCTCGCGGGCTCAATCGAGGGCGTCATCGCCTTCCGCGCTCTGCAGGGTCTGTTCGGCGCGCTGCTGATGCCGAACACGCTCGGCCTGCTGCGCGCGGTGTTCCCGCCGAAGAAGTTCGGGATGGCGGTGGGTATCTGGGCGATGGTGTCATCGGTCTCCACGGCGCTCGGCCCCATCGTCGGCGGGTTGCTCGTGGAGCACGTCAGCTGGGAGTCCGTCTTCTACATCAACGCGCCGATCGGCGTCATCGCGCTCGTCTTCAGCGCACTGGTGCTGCCGCAGAGCAAGAACGCCACCGGCCGGCACCGCTTCGACGTGCCCGGCGTCATCCTGCTCGCCCTCGGCCTGCTCGTCGTGGTCTTCGGCGTGGTCAAGGGCGAGACGTGGGGCTGGAGCAGTGGCTCGACGCTGGGCACGCTCGCCGTCGGCATCATGATCCTGCTGGTGTTCGGCTGGTACGAGACGCGTGTGGAGCACCCCTTGCTGCCCATGCGGCTGTTCCGCAACCCCGCGCTGACCATCGGCACGATCATCACCGCGGTCAACTTCTTCGTCCTGCTCGGCGTGATCTTCTTCGTGATGCTGTACCTGCAGAACGTGCGGGGCTTCACCCCCGTGGAGGCCGGGGTGCGCACCCTGCCTCTGAGTCTGGCCTCCGTCGTCGCCTCGCCGCTGGGTGCCAAGCTCACCGAGAAGTTCGGCGCCCGGCTGACCATGCCGCTCGGCATGGTGCTTCAGGCCGGCGCTTCCTTCGCGATGCTCGGATGGGGTGTGCACTCCTCCTACGCCGCGATGTGGCCGCCGTTCATCGCGCTGGGCCTGGGCGTCGGTATGGTGATGGCCGCCTCCTCCGACGCGATCGTGGGCAACGCGCCCGTCAAGGACGCCGGCGTGGCGGGCGGCCTGCAGGCCACGGCGCTCCAGGTCGGCGGGGCGCTCGGCACCTCCGTACTCGTCTCCCTGATCAGCAGCCGGGTCGGCTCCACCCTGACCGGCGAGATGGCCGGAGCCGGCGTGCCCGCGCCCATGGCCGAGCAGCTGCACGAAGCCAAGGACGCCGTGGCGATGGGCGTCTCGCCGGTCTCGGGAGATGCGCCCGCGCAGCTCAAAGCCGCGGTGATCGAGGGCAGCGGCCAGGCATTCATCAACGGCGTCCACACCGCCGCCCTGGTCACCGGCGTGCTGTGCGTGGCCGGTGCCGTCCTCGCCACCGTCGGCGTACGACGCAACCCCCAGGCCCCTGGCCCTCACTGA
- a CDS encoding MFS transporter — MTPTSASPSLDAAPSDDTARWTPRLAGVLIALIWPTQMLAAAGILGANATSSVAQSFHTTHVAWFGLTFVLVTTLLTPFVMKLGDRYGKKRLMLVITGLGTVGDIIAATAGSFELMLVGRAIAGCYGPFGALSFPAVRHIFPARLVKPASAILGSSVGLVGIGAPFLAGWLVDGWGYKGVMWFITAATALSFVLIAFLVPQIPPRDRRPGFDWLGGLVLGGGLTAVVYALGQGQSWGWTDAKTLGWLAAGLVALAVFVLVERSTAHPILDFTVLRRRPVALVLTAGGLAQAIAYTMPSLVILLALYPHIPGVSAGLGWTAQHNAAVGVTWNLVMFGTGIAASRLMRRIDARHLWWAGLILMGVGYGLAGFFHADETELILTSCLANLGSGLVVAGAPVLVVGVVSKEEQGLGSGILNMLISLFGAVFTALAFAVLATHSTVENGTAFYQDAGYDWIFWTGALLTAVPLVLSLFVPRLRDPAETDAAPAA; from the coding sequence ATGACACCGACGTCCGCCAGCCCCTCGCTCGACGCAGCACCGTCCGACGACACCGCGAGATGGACCCCGCGCCTGGCCGGTGTACTCATCGCGCTGATCTGGCCGACCCAGATGCTGGCCGCCGCCGGGATCCTGGGGGCGAACGCCACCTCCAGCGTGGCGCAGAGCTTCCACACCACCCACGTGGCCTGGTTCGGACTGACCTTCGTCCTCGTCACCACGCTGCTGACGCCGTTCGTGATGAAGCTGGGGGACCGGTACGGCAAGAAGCGGCTCATGCTGGTGATCACCGGCCTCGGAACCGTCGGCGACATCATCGCCGCGACCGCGGGCAGCTTCGAGCTGATGCTCGTCGGCCGGGCGATCGCCGGCTGTTACGGACCGTTCGGCGCTCTGTCCTTCCCCGCCGTACGGCACATCTTCCCGGCCCGTCTGGTGAAGCCGGCCAGCGCCATCCTGGGCAGCAGCGTCGGCCTGGTAGGCATCGGTGCGCCCTTCCTGGCCGGCTGGCTGGTCGACGGCTGGGGCTACAAGGGCGTGATGTGGTTCATCACCGCGGCCACCGCTCTCTCCTTCGTGCTGATCGCCTTCCTGGTGCCGCAGATTCCGCCGCGCGACAGGCGTCCGGGCTTCGACTGGCTCGGCGGTCTGGTGCTCGGCGGAGGTCTGACCGCGGTCGTCTACGCGCTGGGCCAGGGACAGAGCTGGGGCTGGACCGACGCCAAGACGCTCGGCTGGCTCGCCGCGGGTCTCGTGGCGCTTGCCGTCTTCGTCCTCGTGGAACGCTCGACCGCCCACCCCATCCTGGACTTCACGGTGCTCAGGCGCCGCCCGGTCGCCCTGGTGCTCACCGCGGGCGGACTCGCCCAGGCCATCGCCTACACCATGCCGAGCCTGGTGATCCTGCTCGCCCTGTACCCGCACATCCCCGGTGTCTCCGCCGGCCTCGGGTGGACCGCCCAGCACAACGCGGCCGTCGGCGTGACCTGGAATCTCGTGATGTTCGGGACCGGCATCGCCGCCAGCCGCCTGATGCGCAGGATCGACGCCCGCCATCTGTGGTGGGCCGGGCTGATCCTGATGGGAGTCGGCTACGGCCTGGCGGGCTTCTTCCACGCCGACGAGACCGAACTCATCCTCACCTCGTGCCTGGCCAACCTCGGCTCCGGCCTTGTCGTGGCGGGCGCTCCGGTACTGGTCGTCGGCGTGGTGTCAAAGGAAGAACAGGGCCTGGGCAGCGGCATTCTCAACATGCTCATCAGCCTCTTCGGCGCTGTCTTCACCGCCCTGGCGTTCGCCGTTCTGGCGACGCACAGCACCGTCGAGAACGGCACCGCCTTCTACCAGGACGCGGGCTACGACTGGATCTTCTGGACCGGAGCGCTGCTCACCGCCGTGCCCCTGGTGCTCTCGCTGTTCGTCCCCCGCCTGCGGGATCCCGCCGAGACCGACGCGGCCCCCGCCGCCTGA
- a CDS encoding glycoside hydrolase family 78 protein, translating into MSHPWTAQVITPAWPQEPPGPAGRPATLLRGEFTVSGPVRQAELRVTALGVYEMQLNGAVVGDHVLAPGWTSYHHRHRYQSFDVTTSLRPGANTWGAHLADGWYRGLLGFNGGNRDLYGPHTGLLAELRIEYADGSVRTATTGPGWRAAAGPVTATGLYEGEVHDARRELPGWSTPDFDATHWHPVRVLDFDTSVLFPADSPPVRRIECLPPVAVTTSPTGRTLVDFGQNLVGRLRIRVRGEAGHTVTLRHAEVLEDGELCVRPLRGAPAIDRYTLRGATDGEQWEPRFTFHGFRYAELDNWPGEFTPDDVTAVVLHSDLRRTGWFTSSDPSLNRLHENVVWGMRGNFLDVPTDCPQRDERLGWSGDIQVFAPTATFLYDTRDFLRSWLRDLAADQSTDPEGIPPVISPDIPLNIPVPMPPGNPAMAGWCDAAVIVPWVLYERYGDSRVLRAQYPSMRAWVDAVDRIAGPGHVWGEGFQFGDWLDPSASPDDPGRATTSSQLVATAYFAHSARLLALTAEVLGEKDDARHYHVLADAVRHAFRARFHTGAGRLTEETQTAYALALGFDLLQDDAERAEAGDRLAALVAARGHRIGTGFLGTPLVCDALTASGHTDTAYRLLLERSCPSWLHQVDMGATTVWERWDSLLPDGSVNPGEMTSFNHYALGAVADWIHRTVAGLAPAEPGYRRLLIRPRPGGDLTWARAEHDTPYGRAEAGWQIAGHTLRVDLLVPPDVTALVDLPGMADVEAGPGRHSFLIPFPATR; encoded by the coding sequence ATGTCACACCCCTGGACCGCCCAGGTCATCACCCCGGCCTGGCCACAAGAGCCACCCGGTCCGGCGGGACGCCCGGCCACGCTGCTGCGTGGTGAGTTCACCGTGAGTGGCCCGGTGCGACAGGCGGAGCTGCGGGTCACCGCCCTGGGGGTGTACGAGATGCAGCTCAACGGCGCCGTGGTCGGCGACCACGTCCTGGCGCCGGGCTGGACCAGCTACCACCACCGCCACCGCTACCAGTCCTTCGACGTGACCACCTCGCTGCGGCCGGGAGCCAACACCTGGGGCGCGCACCTCGCGGACGGCTGGTACCGCGGCCTGCTCGGATTCAACGGCGGCAACCGCGACCTCTACGGACCGCACACCGGGCTGCTCGCCGAGCTGCGGATCGAGTACGCCGACGGCAGCGTCCGAACGGCCACGACCGGCCCAGGCTGGCGCGCGGCAGCCGGACCGGTCACGGCGACCGGACTGTACGAGGGGGAGGTCCACGACGCCCGCCGGGAGCTGCCCGGTTGGAGCACACCGGACTTCGACGCCACCCACTGGCATCCGGTACGTGTGCTGGACTTCGACACCTCGGTGCTCTTCCCCGCGGACAGTCCTCCCGTACGGCGCATCGAATGCCTCCCGCCGGTGGCCGTCACCACCTCGCCCACCGGCCGCACCCTCGTCGACTTCGGGCAGAACCTGGTCGGACGGCTGCGCATCCGCGTCCGCGGCGAGGCGGGACACACCGTGACGCTGCGGCATGCCGAGGTCCTGGAGGACGGGGAGCTGTGCGTACGCCCGCTGCGCGGCGCCCCGGCCATCGACCGCTACACCCTGCGCGGCGCCACCGACGGCGAGCAGTGGGAGCCCCGCTTCACCTTCCACGGCTTCCGCTACGCCGAACTCGACAACTGGCCCGGCGAGTTCACCCCCGATGACGTCACCGCCGTGGTCCTGCACAGCGACCTGCGCAGGACCGGCTGGTTCACGTCATCCGACCCCTCGCTGAACCGGCTGCACGAGAACGTGGTGTGGGGGATGCGGGGCAACTTCCTGGACGTGCCCACTGACTGCCCCCAGCGCGACGAACGCCTGGGCTGGAGCGGCGACATCCAAGTCTTCGCCCCCACCGCCACGTTCCTCTACGACACGAGGGACTTCCTGCGCTCCTGGCTCCGCGACCTCGCCGCCGACCAGAGCACGGACCCCGAGGGCATTCCGCCGGTCATCAGCCCCGACATCCCGCTGAACATCCCCGTACCGATGCCTCCCGGCAACCCCGCGATGGCGGGCTGGTGCGACGCCGCAGTCATCGTCCCGTGGGTTCTGTACGAGCGGTACGGCGACAGCCGGGTACTGCGCGCCCAATACCCGTCCATGCGCGCCTGGGTGGACGCCGTCGACCGGATCGCCGGGCCAGGACACGTGTGGGGCGAGGGATTCCAGTTCGGCGACTGGCTCGACCCCAGCGCGTCCCCCGACGACCCCGGCCGGGCGACGACCTCCTCCCAGCTCGTCGCGACCGCCTACTTCGCGCACTCGGCACGGCTGCTGGCCCTCACCGCGGAGGTGCTGGGAGAGAAGGACGACGCCCGGCACTACCACGTGCTCGCCGACGCCGTGCGGCACGCGTTCCGCGCCCGCTTCCACACCGGCGCGGGCCGCCTGACGGAAGAGACCCAGACCGCCTACGCCTTGGCCCTCGGCTTCGACCTGCTTCAGGACGACGCCGAGCGAGCCGAGGCCGGTGACCGGCTGGCCGCCCTGGTGGCAGCACGCGGTCACCGGATCGGGACGGGCTTCCTGGGAACCCCCCTGGTGTGCGACGCGCTCACCGCCTCCGGCCACACCGACACCGCGTACCGCCTGCTACTTGAGCGTTCGTGCCCGTCGTGGCTCCACCAGGTGGACATGGGTGCCACCACGGTCTGGGAGCGCTGGGACAGTCTGCTCCCGGACGGCAGCGTCAACCCCGGCGAGATGACCTCCTTCAACCACTACGCGCTCGGCGCGGTCGCCGACTGGATCCACCGCACCGTCGCGGGCCTGGCGCCCGCCGAGCCGGGCTACCGCCGCCTCCTGATCCGCCCACGCCCGGGTGGCGACCTCACCTGGGCCCGCGCCGAACACGACACGCCCTACGGCCGGGCCGAGGCCGGATGGCAGATCGCAGGACACACGCTGCGCGTCGACCTCCTCGTCCCACCGGACGTCACCGCGCTGGTCGACCTGCCGGGCATGGCGGACGTGGAAGCCGGCCCCGGCCGGCACTCCTTCCTCATCCCCTTCCCCGCGACGCGGTGA